From the genome of Neodiprion pinetum isolate iyNeoPine1 chromosome 3, iyNeoPine1.2, whole genome shotgun sequence, one region includes:
- the sqd gene encoding RNA-binding protein squid isoform X1 → MADQENKDFSEDIADQSFEQNGDAENGGGDATENGQESQEDRSGGANQESLNDRKLFVGGLSWETTDKELRDHFGSYGDIESINVKTDPNTGRSRGFAFIVFARAESLDKIMAAGDHVINNKKVDPKKAKARHGKIFVGGLSTELTDDDIKNFFSQFGSIVEVEMPFDKTKNQRKGFCFITFESEQVVNELLKTPKQTINGKEVDVKKATPKPDGMGGMRGSGAGGRGGRGGRGGRGRGFGGQGGWGQGGYGGGYGGGYGQGGYGGGYDGYGGGYDYYGGGYGGYGGYDYSGYDGYGYGGGSYDGGYSGGRGGARGKGGSGYGGKQRGGGRQNQRHQPY, encoded by the exons ATGGCTGATCAGGAGAATAAGGACTTCAGCGAAGACATCGCGGACCAGAGCTTTGAACAGAATGGTGATGCTGAAAACGGTGGCGGTGACGCTACAGAAAATGGCCAAGAATCGCAGGAAGACAG GTCGGGTGGAGCGAACCAGGAGTCTCTCAATGATAG AAAATTGTTCGTCGGAGGGCTCAGCTGGGAAACTACTGACA AGGAGCTAAGAGATCACTTTGGTTCATATGGTGATATTGAAAGTATCAACGTCAAGACAGATCCGAACACCGGACGGTCTCGAGGATTCGCGTTCATTGTTTTTGCTCGAGCTGAATCACTAGATAAG ATCATGGCTGCTGGTGATCACGTAATCAATAACAAGAAAGTTGATCCTAAAAAAGCGAAGGCTCGTCATGGAAAGATCTTTGTTGGAGGTCTTTCGACAGAACTGACCGATGACGACATCAAAAACTTCTTTTCCCAATTTGGTTCT ATTGTTGAAGTAGAGATGCCGTTTGATAAGACAAAGAACCAGAGGAAAGGGTTCTGCTTCATCACATTTGAATCGGAACAAGTAGTAAATGAACTATTGAAAACACCAAAACAAACTATTAACGGAAAAGAG GTTGACGTAAAGAAAGCAACTCCCAAACCCGACGGGATGGGTGGCATGCGTGGCAGTGGCGCTGGAGGTCGCGGAGGACGTGGAGGTCGAGGGGGACGAGGCCGAGGATTCGGCGGTCAAGGCGGTTGGGGTCAAGGCGGCTACGGTGGCGGTTACGGCGGCGGTTACGGCCAGGGTGGATATGGAGGTGGCTATGATGGTTATGGAGGTGGATACGACTATTATGGCGGTGGTTATGGCGGTTATGGTGGCTACGACTACAGTGGATACG ACGGCTATGGCTATGGCGGTGGTAGTTACGATGGTGGCTACAGTGGTGGGCGCGGTGGTGCACGCGGGAAAG
- the sqd gene encoding RNA-binding protein squid isoform X3: MADQENKDFSEDIADQSFEQNGDAENGGGDATENGQESQEDRKLFVGGLSWETTDKELRDHFGSYGDIESINVKTDPNTGRSRGFAFIVFARAESLDKIMAAGDHVINNKKVDPKKAKARHGKIFVGGLSTELTDDDIKNFFSQFGSIVEVEMPFDKTKNQRKGFCFITFESEQVVNELLKTPKQTINGKEVDVKKATPKPDGMGGMRGSGAGGRGGRGGRGGRGRGFGGQGGWGQGGYGGGYGGGYGQGGYGGGYDGYGGGYDYYGGGYGGYGGYDYSGYDGYGYGGGSYDGGYSGGRGGARGKGGSGYGGKQRGGGRQNQRHQPY, translated from the exons ATGGCTGATCAGGAGAATAAGGACTTCAGCGAAGACATCGCGGACCAGAGCTTTGAACAGAATGGTGATGCTGAAAACGGTGGCGGTGACGCTACAGAAAATGGCCAAGAATCGCAGGAAGACAG AAAATTGTTCGTCGGAGGGCTCAGCTGGGAAACTACTGACA AGGAGCTAAGAGATCACTTTGGTTCATATGGTGATATTGAAAGTATCAACGTCAAGACAGATCCGAACACCGGACGGTCTCGAGGATTCGCGTTCATTGTTTTTGCTCGAGCTGAATCACTAGATAAG ATCATGGCTGCTGGTGATCACGTAATCAATAACAAGAAAGTTGATCCTAAAAAAGCGAAGGCTCGTCATGGAAAGATCTTTGTTGGAGGTCTTTCGACAGAACTGACCGATGACGACATCAAAAACTTCTTTTCCCAATTTGGTTCT ATTGTTGAAGTAGAGATGCCGTTTGATAAGACAAAGAACCAGAGGAAAGGGTTCTGCTTCATCACATTTGAATCGGAACAAGTAGTAAATGAACTATTGAAAACACCAAAACAAACTATTAACGGAAAAGAG GTTGACGTAAAGAAAGCAACTCCCAAACCCGACGGGATGGGTGGCATGCGTGGCAGTGGCGCTGGAGGTCGCGGAGGACGTGGAGGTCGAGGGGGACGAGGCCGAGGATTCGGCGGTCAAGGCGGTTGGGGTCAAGGCGGCTACGGTGGCGGTTACGGCGGCGGTTACGGCCAGGGTGGATATGGAGGTGGCTATGATGGTTATGGAGGTGGATACGACTATTATGGCGGTGGTTATGGCGGTTATGGTGGCTACGACTACAGTGGATACG ACGGCTATGGCTATGGCGGTGGTAGTTACGATGGTGGCTACAGTGGTGGGCGCGGTGGTGCACGCGGGAAAG
- the sqd gene encoding RNA-binding protein squid isoform X5, with protein MADQENKDFSEDIADQSFEQNGDAENGGGDATENGQESQEDRSGGANQESLNDRKLFVGGLSWETTDKELRDHFGSYGDIESINVKTDPNTGRSRGFAFIVFARAESLDKIMAAGDHVINNKKVDPKKAKARHGKIFVGGLSTELTDDDIKNFFSQFGSIVEVEMPFDKTKNQRKGFCFITFESEQVVNELLKTPKQTINGKEVDVKKATPKPDGMGGMRGSGAGGRGGRGGRGGRGRGFGGQGGWGQGGYGGGYGGGYGQGGYGGGYDGYGGGYDYYGGGYGGYGGYDYSGYGH; from the exons ATGGCTGATCAGGAGAATAAGGACTTCAGCGAAGACATCGCGGACCAGAGCTTTGAACAGAATGGTGATGCTGAAAACGGTGGCGGTGACGCTACAGAAAATGGCCAAGAATCGCAGGAAGACAG GTCGGGTGGAGCGAACCAGGAGTCTCTCAATGATAG AAAATTGTTCGTCGGAGGGCTCAGCTGGGAAACTACTGACA AGGAGCTAAGAGATCACTTTGGTTCATATGGTGATATTGAAAGTATCAACGTCAAGACAGATCCGAACACCGGACGGTCTCGAGGATTCGCGTTCATTGTTTTTGCTCGAGCTGAATCACTAGATAAG ATCATGGCTGCTGGTGATCACGTAATCAATAACAAGAAAGTTGATCCTAAAAAAGCGAAGGCTCGTCATGGAAAGATCTTTGTTGGAGGTCTTTCGACAGAACTGACCGATGACGACATCAAAAACTTCTTTTCCCAATTTGGTTCT ATTGTTGAAGTAGAGATGCCGTTTGATAAGACAAAGAACCAGAGGAAAGGGTTCTGCTTCATCACATTTGAATCGGAACAAGTAGTAAATGAACTATTGAAAACACCAAAACAAACTATTAACGGAAAAGAG GTTGACGTAAAGAAAGCAACTCCCAAACCCGACGGGATGGGTGGCATGCGTGGCAGTGGCGCTGGAGGTCGCGGAGGACGTGGAGGTCGAGGGGGACGAGGCCGAGGATTCGGCGGTCAAGGCGGTTGGGGTCAAGGCGGCTACGGTGGCGGTTACGGCGGCGGTTACGGCCAGGGTGGATATGGAGGTGGCTATGATGGTTATGGAGGTGGATACGACTATTATGGCGGTGGTTATGGCGGTTATGGTGGCTACGACTACAGTGGATACG GCCACTAA
- the sqd gene encoding RNA-binding protein squid isoform X4, with protein sequence MADQENKDFSEDIADQSFEQNGDAENGGGDATENGQESQEDRSGGANQESLNDRKLFVGGLSWETTDKELRDHFGSYGDIESINVKTDPNTGRSRGFAFIVFARAESLDKIMAAGDHVINNKKVDPKKAKARHGKIFVGGLSTELTDDDIKNFFSQFGSIVEVEMPFDKTKNQRKGFCFITFESEQVVNELLKTPKQTINGKEVDVKKATPKPDGMGGMRGSGAGGRGGRGGRGGRGRGFGGQGGWGQGGYGGGYGGGYGQGGYGGGYDGYGGGYDYYGGGYGGYGGYDYSGYGGSGYGGKQRGGGRQNQRHQPY encoded by the exons ATGGCTGATCAGGAGAATAAGGACTTCAGCGAAGACATCGCGGACCAGAGCTTTGAACAGAATGGTGATGCTGAAAACGGTGGCGGTGACGCTACAGAAAATGGCCAAGAATCGCAGGAAGACAG GTCGGGTGGAGCGAACCAGGAGTCTCTCAATGATAG AAAATTGTTCGTCGGAGGGCTCAGCTGGGAAACTACTGACA AGGAGCTAAGAGATCACTTTGGTTCATATGGTGATATTGAAAGTATCAACGTCAAGACAGATCCGAACACCGGACGGTCTCGAGGATTCGCGTTCATTGTTTTTGCTCGAGCTGAATCACTAGATAAG ATCATGGCTGCTGGTGATCACGTAATCAATAACAAGAAAGTTGATCCTAAAAAAGCGAAGGCTCGTCATGGAAAGATCTTTGTTGGAGGTCTTTCGACAGAACTGACCGATGACGACATCAAAAACTTCTTTTCCCAATTTGGTTCT ATTGTTGAAGTAGAGATGCCGTTTGATAAGACAAAGAACCAGAGGAAAGGGTTCTGCTTCATCACATTTGAATCGGAACAAGTAGTAAATGAACTATTGAAAACACCAAAACAAACTATTAACGGAAAAGAG GTTGACGTAAAGAAAGCAACTCCCAAACCCGACGGGATGGGTGGCATGCGTGGCAGTGGCGCTGGAGGTCGCGGAGGACGTGGAGGTCGAGGGGGACGAGGCCGAGGATTCGGCGGTCAAGGCGGTTGGGGTCAAGGCGGCTACGGTGGCGGTTACGGCGGCGGTTACGGCCAGGGTGGATATGGAGGTGGCTATGATGGTTATGGAGGTGGATACGACTATTATGGCGGTGGTTATGGCGGTTATGGTGGCTACGACTACAGTGGATACG
- the LOC124214419 gene encoding uncharacterized protein, which produces MPEGTKNLKLRDVWRTCNKIRAAIFRVGLNLWDYYKPLDPNNNSLLSESKFVSVLTGPLRGPIGLSDQEIGDLADYFRVQDGRILYTQFCQVIHDSVPEFGKNKSLVTGLEWEDPLHVNRLSHTEHRRLSLIITQIAVLINKRKLILRPYFQDYELVSKNSGTVTFAHFARVLNFLGIVLAADEFNLLVKRFVKDSYTVNYVAFVKAVEDAQNYMDQHGMLDLGGNLLDQFPGRIITAELPKLPRPEIGRVLPSEVFERQSVFHPVMEKRKELMPLREVLQRVQRHVLEHRIRVNEFFRDFDPLNCGRVTVSQFRRALDGMQISAVARLYLAEPEIESIIAFYTDCNDPERINWRTFEDDLDQVFTVKELDKLPTLRTDPPPTEIAELCKRGQKDWQREKPSTRELCEAALHRVRRRIEERGILLKQFFKAYDAHNHGHVTRSQLRQTMTTACILLSREEVYALEQRYNDELGFNYAWFIEEMEALPKEVPLYYAMLEEKKLINAEKSPPNPTSDESNIVLILAKIKAKIVRERIGVLEFLTPFDPRRELIIGRADFIRGLDQLRCNLSCREIETIFEVFKAPLRPQFIEYARFAEAVEEALATGSLERAPLLVPVQHLPSTACTRTFLNFEERRVLAQAMDKLCTQKNMNMEEIFADFDKENIGSVSLDCLTKALSTRNMLHIVSSVELETVYKCFGIERGGRLEFDYRAFLRALYLLQENKRTNPI; this is translated from the exons ATGCCTGAAGGAACAAAG AATTTAAAACTGCGCGATGTTTGGCGAACATGCAACAAAATTCGGGCTGCCATATTTCGGGTTGGGCTCAATCTTTGGGACTATTACAAACCTTTGGATCCCAACAACAATAGCCTCCTCTCAG AATCAAAATTTGTCTCCGTTCTGACAGGGCCTCTTCGAGGTCCTATCGGTCTGTCGGATCAGGAAATTGGCGACTTGGCTGACTATTTCAGGGTTCAGGACGGAAGGATCCTGTACACACAGTTTTGTCAAGTTATTCACGACAGTG TTCCTGAATTCGGAAAAAATAAGTCACTAGTGACGGGGTTAGAATGGGAAGATCCATTGCATGTAAACCGACTCAGTCACACCGAACACAGGAGGTTGTCTCTCATCATCACACAAATCGCAGTTCTCATCAACAAACGGAAACTGATCCTGCGACCTTACTTCCAAGACTACGAATTGGTAT caaaaaattctggaacAGTGACCTTCGCCCATTTTGCAAGAGTCCTAAACTTTCTGGGCATCGTGCTGGCTGCcgatgaatttaatttattagtAAAGAGATTTGTGAAGGACAGTTACACCGTGAATTATGTAGCTTTTGTCAAGGCAGTAGAGGATGCTCAGAACTACATGGATCAGCACGGGATGTTGGATTTGGGTGGT AATTTGCTGGATCAATTTCCTGGAAGAATTATCACTGCAGAACTGCCAAAATTGCCAAGGCCAGAGATAGGTCGGGTATTACCAAGTGAAGTGTTTGAACGGCAATCTGTATTTCATCCAGTAATGGAAAAACGTAAAGAGTTAATGCCACTCAGGGAAGTCTTGCAAAGGGTTCAACGCCACGTGTTGGAGCACCGCATTCGTGTAAACGAATTTTTCAGG GATTTCGATCCCTTGAACTGTGGACGGGTAACAGTATCACAATTCCGAAGGGCTCTTGATGGAATGCAAATATCAGCTGTGGCCCGCCTGTACTTGGCCGAACCAGAAATCGAAAGCATTATTGCGTTCTATACCGACTGCAATGATCCTGAAAGAATTAATTGGCGGACCTTCGAAGATGACTTAGACCAAG TGTTCACTGTCAAAGAACTGGATAAGCTTCCAACGTTGCGCACCGATCCCCCTCCCACTGAGATAGCTGAATTGTGCAAAAGAGGACAAAAGGATTGGCAACGCGAGAAACCATCTACGCGAGAATTATGCGAAGCAGCCCTGCACCGCGTGAGGCGTCGAATCGAAGAGAGAGGAATCCTTTTGAAGCAGTTTTTCAAAGCTTACGATGC GCATAATCACGGCCACGTAACGAGGAGTCAACTTCGGCAGACCATGACTACTGCTTGTATTCTGTTGTCCCGGGAGGAGGTGTACGCTTTGGAGCAGCGCTACAACGATGAGCTGGGTTTCAACTATGCCTGGTTCATCGAAGAAATGGAAGCACTGCCCAAGGAAGTGCCACTGTACTATGCGATGCTGGAGGAGAAAAAGTTGATTAATGCCGAGAAGTCACCGCCAAATCCGACCAGCGACGAGAGCAATATCGTACTTATCCTTGCCAAGATCAAGGCCAAAATTGTTCGAGAACGAATCGGG GTCTTAGAATTCTTGACACCGTTTGATCCACGCAGAGAGTTGATTATAGGAAGAGCAGATTTTATTCGAGGATTGGATCAGCTGCGTTGCAATTTAAGTTGCCGAGAGATTGAGACTATCTTTGAAGTGTTTAAAGCACCTCTCAG ACCACAATTTATCGAATACGCGAGATTTGCTGAAGCGGTCGAAGAGGCTTTAGCCACTGGATCTCTCGAACGAGCTCCACTTTTGGTGCCCGTGCAACACTTGCCATCGACCGCGTGCACGAGAACGTTCCTCAACTTCGAAGAGCGTCGGGTACTTGCGCAAGCGATGGACAAGTTGTGTACGCAGAAGAATATGAATATGGAGGAAATATTTGCG GACTTTGACAAGGAAAACATCGGATCTGTGTCTCTGGATTGCTTGACGAAGGCTTTGTCGACGAGAAACATGCTACACATTGTGAGCAGTGTTGAACTCGAAACAGTATATAAATGCTTCGGTATCGAACGTGGTGGACGCTTGGAGTTTGATTACCGAGCGTTCTTAAGGGCATTGTACTTGTTACAAGAGAATAAAAGAACCAATCcgatataa
- the Ube2g1 gene encoding ubiquitin-conjugating enzyme E2 G1, whose product MSEPQSTLLLRKQLAELNKNPVEGFSAGLIDDNDIYRWEVLIIGPPDTLYEGGFFKAHLQFPKEYPLRPPRMKFITEIWHPNIEKNGDVCISILHEPGDDKWGYEKASERWLPVHTVETILISVISMLADPNDESPANVDAAKEWRESYTEFKRKVARCVRKSQEECL is encoded by the exons atgtcAGAGCCACAGTCTACGCTTCTACTAAGAAAACAGTTAGCAG aattaaataaaaacccAGTGGAAGGGTTTTCAGCAGGCCTCATAGATGATAATGACATATATCGATGGGAGGTGCTCATCATTGGACCTCCGGATACATTATA cGAGGGTGGTTTCTTCAAAGCGCATTTACAATTTCCTAAAGAATATCCGCTGAGGCCGCCAAGGATGAAATTTATAACAGAAATATGGCACCCTAATA TCGAAAAGAATGGCGATGTGTGCATATCGATCCTTCATGAGCCAGGCGATGATAAATGGGGTTATGAGAAAGCATCAGAGAGATGGCTGCCTGTTCACACAGTTGAAACAATTCTTATAAGTGTCATCAGCATGCTCGCTGATCCTAATGATGAAAGTCCTGCAAATGTAGATGCTGCT AAAGAGTGGAGGGAAAGTTATACAGAGTTCAAGCGAAAGGTGGCAAGATGTGTTCGAAAAAGCCAAGAAGAGTGTTTGTAG